One Malania oleifera isolate guangnan ecotype guangnan chromosome 10, ASM2987363v1, whole genome shotgun sequence genomic region harbors:
- the LOC131166739 gene encoding uncharacterized protein LOC131166739, whose translation MRRDFGGSSYPSMNQGCTIDQFTHLKPSTFEGGTDLIKAETWMQEMEKILVVLNCTEEQKVLFATFKLTREAKQWWHAVKLLEEQQAVPIVMTWGHFKQVFYDRYFPATTRNVKADKFFNLTQGCLTVQQYAARFLELSFFVPFMVSYEYQKARWFERGLNHRIHEHMVCLQIQDFTELVDKATVVEPSLQKGAEVS comes from the coding sequence ATGAGACGAGATTTTGGGGGATCAAGCTACCCATCAATGAACCAGGGTTGTACAATTGATCAATTTACCCACTTAAAACCCTCTACTTTTGAGGGCGGCACTGACCTGATCAAAGCTGAgacttggatgcaagagatggagaagatattagTAGTGCTGAATTGCactgaggagcagaaggttcttttcgccaccttcaaGCTGACTAGAGAAGCTAAACAATGGTGGCATGCAGTGAAGCTGTTGGAAGAGCAGCAAGCAGTACCTATAGTGATGACCTGGGGTCATTTCAAACAGGTCTTCTACGATcgatattttcccgccaccaccAGGAATGTGAAGGCGGAcaaatttttcaacttgactcaaGGGTGCCtcacagttcagcagtatgctgctaGGTTCCTGGAACTTTCCTTCTTTGTACCTTTTATGGTTTcatatgaatatcaaaaggcGAGATGGTTTGAGAGGGGCCTAAATCATAGAATTCATGAGCATATGGTGTGTTTGCAGATACAGGACTTCACAgaattggtggataaagccaccgttgtAGAGCCAAGTCTGCAGAAAGGTGCAGAGGTATCATAA